The following coding sequences lie in one Arachis ipaensis cultivar K30076 chromosome B05, Araip1.1, whole genome shotgun sequence genomic window:
- the LOC110272014 gene encoding uncharacterized protein LOC110272014, whose protein sequence is MDSDHDKYYDKCKVFGNSCRWLIWITLRQQKGIWELRWYNGPHTCLATSISCDYRKLDYHVIFSYILPMIRTDTAVSIMVLQNTTEAHFGFGFTYRRITIPDSIAVLRMIHVRFEGQDGNSNIIPITFALVDGENAKSWSFFLSHLCKHETPQPDILVIFDRHNWIKATLEAPDDGWVAPVAYRAFCIRHVTANFAMSFKGKDARRILVNATYAKTEVEFDYWFDILQTEDLATCD, encoded by the exons ATGGATTCAGACCATGACAAGTACTACGACAAGTGTAAGGTGTTCGGAAATAGTTGCAGATGGTTGATTTGGATCACGCTACGACAGCAGAAGGGTATCTGGGAGCTCAGATGGTATAACGGACCGCATACATGTTTGGCCACCTCGATTTCCTGTGATTATAGGAAGCTTGACTATCATGTGATATTTTCTTACATCCTTCCTATGATCAGAACTGATACGGCTGTGTCCATTATGGTTCTGCAGAATACGACGGAGGCACATTTTGGGTTCGGATTTACATACAGGAGG ATAACAATACCAGATAGTATCGCAGTGTTGAGGATGATTCATGTGCGGTTTGAAGGCCAG GATGGAAATTCTAATATCATTCCTATTACTTTTGCCCTAGTGGATGGTGAAAATGCGAAGTCATGGTCTTTTTTCTTATCTCACTTATGTAAACACGAGACTCCTCAGCCAGACATTCTCGTGATATTCGATAGGCACAATTGGATCAAGGCCACCTTGGAGGCACCTGATGATGGATGGGTTGCTCCTGTTGCTTATCGGGCATTCTGTATTAGGCATGTTACAGCGAATTTCGCAATGAGCTTCAAGGGAAAGGATGCAAGGAGGATTCTAGTCAATGCTACTTATGCGAAGACTGAGGTCGAGTTTGATTATTGGTTTGACATCCTCCAGACTGAAGACTTGGCTACGTGTGACTAG